The Vicia villosa cultivar HV-30 ecotype Madison, WI linkage group LG1, Vvil1.0, whole genome shotgun sequence genome includes a region encoding these proteins:
- the LOC131645057 gene encoding uncharacterized protein LOC131645057, producing the protein MELVRRRVMDNGGDEEMDVETPVSEQRFYPSHPGLVKKRAYIFDGLGNFYNKEWDLADFNQKEEKELGMEEGRGNEFSWYHVELPKGNQKLAQSAQDLIGVLCPPLKLQDILSLISNGPFCAHVDGALVFRVNSPGPPSSDFTFRLAARVTENSVITVSLGRVPRLGFSRMGESLLSEVPSVEGSPQFNGRQKEGSGPVIKEHVLEFLLTMNHSEEADNPVPKSVSNLVVHIVDTHVDQLQDLVTKLEMELDSVELDLDKGGYALKKQMLDDRRFPKLHINLQRLLQVIAHGEQVYLRVKEKSSSKRWFASEDINSLEELIGRLRRLKENLGFIVNRVTAIQAGLDSWQSEQINRKLYYLSFLSIIFLPLSIITGVFGMNVGGVPWTGQNAPELKDGFRNVMLVCVAMLVLVLLCFIFPALYMRIAAVWREKRTLGRNWSLNRKSLLRRPLRIEDAARGGYLRI; encoded by the exons ATGGAACTAGTTAGGCGTAGAGTAATGGATAATGGGGGAGATGAGGAGATGGATGTTGAAACGCCTGTATCGGAGCAACGATTCTATCCTTCGCATCCGGGTTTGGTGAAGAAGAGAGCTTATATATTTGATGGTTTGGGGAATTTTTATAATAAGGAATGGGATTTGGCTGACTTTAATCAGAAAGAAGAAAAGGAGTTGGGTATGGAGGAAGGACGGGGGAATGAGTTTTCTTGGTACCATGTGGAGCTTCCGAAAGGGAATCAGAAGTTGGCGCAATCTGCGCAGGATTTGATTGGTGTATTATGTCCGCCGTTGAAGCTACAAGATATTCTTTCGCTTATTAGCAATGGACCGTTTTGTGCACATGTGGATGGTGCGCTTGTGTTTCGGGTTAACTCACCCGGTCCTCCTTCTAGTGATTTTACTTTCAGGCTTGCTGCTAGAGTTACCGAGAATTCGGTGATTACAGTTTCGTTAGGGCGTGTACCTCGGCTGGGTTTCTCGCGTATGGGGGAATCTTTACTTTCGGAAGTCCCTAGCGTTGAAGGCTCCCCTCAGTTTAATGGTCGGCAGAAGGAAGGAAGTGGGCCGGTGATTAAGGAGCATgttcttgaattcttgttgactaTGAATCATTCTGAGGAAGCGGACAATCCTGTTCCTAAATCTGTCTCGAATCTTGTCGTGCACATAGTAGATACACACGTTGATCAGCTTCAAGATCTCGTGACAAAGCTTGAGATGGAGTTGGACTCCGTGGAGCTTGATCTCGATAAAG GTGGTTATGCTCTGAAGAAACAAATGCTAGATGATAGAAGATTCCCTAAACTGCATATTAATTTGCAGCGGCTCCTGCAG GTGATTGCGCACGGAGAACAAGTGTATCTTCGTGTAAAAGAAAAATCGTCTTCGAAAAGATGGTTTGCGAGCGAAGACATTAACTCACTTGAAGAACTAATTGGAAGGTTGAGAAGGCTAAAGGAGAATTTAGGGTTTATAGTTAATCGTGTCACGGCAATACAGGCTGGTCTTGACAGCTGGCAGTCGGAGCAAATAAACCGTAAACTCTACTATCTCTCGTTCCTATCGATAATATTCCTCCCGCTGTCCATCATAACAGGAG TTTTTGGCATGAACGTTGGAGGAGTTCCGTGGACAGGTCAAAATGCGCCGGAGCTAAAGGATGGTTTCCGCAACGTCATGCTAGTCTGTGTCGCTATGCTTGTTCTTGTACTACTTTGCTTCATTTTCCCGGCTCTTTATATGCGTATAGCTGCTGTTTGGCGTGAAAAGAGAACTCTTGGAAGAAATTGGTCGCTTAACAGGAAGTCATTGTTGAGGAGACCGTTAAGAATAGAAGATGCGGCGAGAGGGGGTTACCTTCGGATTTAA